Below is a genomic region from Augochlora pura isolate Apur16 chromosome 2, APUR_v2.2.1, whole genome shotgun sequence.
CCAATACAAGACAATGAAAATGTGAACTCACGTTATTGTAGAAGTTCAATGTCTGATGATAAATCTAACACATTGAAAGCAGTCAAATGTAGAAGGAAGAACATGAGTTTCACAGATGAAGAGCTTAGAAAGATTGAATGGGAGAATCAACTTCTACTGAGTAAGATAATGGCCCAAAAAAAACCTAAAGAGAAAATACTTCATGAAAATGTTTCACAATCCCGTATTAGCAGTTCCGCGATCAATAGAAAGAAGTtacagagaaaaattgaaagtgaaAACATAGTAGGTGTCATTAGAGAGAAGAAGTTAAGtaaaaagttgaaatttattatgctaATGTTATTTACGATTGTAGTTGCTGCTCCAACGACTACAACAGACCAAATCACGTGTTATGAACGCTACAACAAAATCTGGATGCAGGCAGacgattttgtaatttgtagcaaagaatttttctacgtACTTTACATGGATCAGATTTTATACTTTGATGTGATAAGATTTCTATACTTTATACTAACGGAATATGGTTTTGATCACGATtgtgatatatattattctttgtgCCACTGAATAGGATATTGCAACTAAACGACATGCTCTTTGGAAATATGTGAAAATTCataggaatatatttataacaaaattattggttgTAAATAATCTCActtctttaatcatttatatgtAAGATGAATAATCAGACCTATGCAAAAATAAGATGCACGCGATTAAAACACAGCAATTACCAGTCTTGAAGT
It encodes:
- the LOC144478564 gene encoding uncharacterized protein LOC144478564 yields the protein MGTNCECQYTLMVMNEIVQGQFSQAKDNFNYVPSIHEVDEEDTDEEYVYDQDFTTVNEVQQDADVAGNIVDDDSLYSNESFCSDESSDETNITTRTLNGSHIPKGTEHECDQKECKEKCESPIQDNENVNSRYCRSSMSDDKSNTLKAVKCRRKNMSFTDEELRKIEWENQLLLSKIMAQKKPKEKILHENVSQSRISSSAINRKKLQRKIESENILLLQRLQQTKSRVMNATTKSGCRQTIL